Below is a genomic region from Halobacterium sp. CBA1132.
TCGAGACCGACCTCGGTCATGAGCTCGCGGGCCTGCCGCACGTCGTCGGCGTCGTTCACGAGCGGGAACATGATTTCGACGTTGTCGTAGCCCATCTCGAACAGTTCCTTGAACGCCTCCAGTTCGTGCTTGAACACTTGGGGGCGGTCGAGGCTGCGGCGGATGCCGCGGTACCCCAGCATCGGGTTGTGCTCGTGGGGTTCGTCGCTGCCGCCCTCCAGCTGCCGGAACTCGTCGGTCGGCGCGTCGAGGGTGCGAACGCGGACGGGGCGCGGGTAGAACTCCTCAGCGACCTCGCGCACGCCGGAGACGAGTTCGTCCACGTAGGCGTCCTCGCCGTGGTCCTCGATGTAGCGCTCGGGCGTCTTGTTCGTGGAGAGAATCATGTGCTCCGTGCGGAGCAGGCCGACGCCGTCGGCGCCGGTCGCGGCGGCGCGCTCGGCGGCCTCCGGAATCGAGACGTTGACCTTCACCTCGGTCGCGGTCATCGGTTTCACGGGCGTCGTCGGGCGCGCTTCCTCGATTGGGTTGCGCTCGGACTCCTCCTCGGTGCGGCCCTCGGTGACGGTGCCGCGGTCGCCGTCGAGCGTGATAATCTGGTCGTCGTGGAGCACGTCCGTGGCGTTCGACGCCCCGACGACCGCCGGACAGCCCAGTTCGCGGGAGACGATGGCGGCGTGGCTGGTCATGCCGCCCTCGTCGGTGATGATGCCGGCGCCGCGCTTCATCGCCGGCACCATGTCCGGGGTCGTCATCTCGGTGACGATGATGTCGCCCTCGCCGACCTTGTCGAGCTGGTCGAGCTTGGTGACGATGCGAGCGGGGCCCGACGCGATGCCGGGGCTTGCGCCGAGGCCTTGCACGAGTTCGTCGCCGGTGTTGCTGTTCTCGGTCATCTCGGTGTCCTCGTCGATGGTCGTGATGGGGCGGGACTGCAGCATGTAGATGTCGCCGTCAACCATCGCCCACTCGACGTCCTGCGGTTCGCCGTAGTGGTCTTCGACGCGCTCGCCGATGGTGACGAGGTCCAGGATCTCCTCGTCGGAGAGCACGCGCTCCTCGCGTTTCTCCGCCGGAACTTCGCGTTCGACGGTCTCGCCGGTCTCCTCGTCGCGGACACACATCACTTTCTTGTCCGCGACCGAGACCTCCTCGACGGTGTTCGTGTCGCGGTCGACGTGGTAGTTGTCCGGGGAGACGGAGCCGGAGACGACGGCTTCTCCGAGCCCCCACGCTGCCTCGATGATGGCTTCGTGGGCGCCCGTCGAGGGGTGGCTCGTGAACATCACGCCGGACTTCTCCGCGTCGACCATCTTCTGGACGACGACGGCGATGTCGACCTTGCGGTGGTCGAAGCCCTGCTCCTCGCGGTAGTAGATGGCGCGCTGGGTGAACAGCGACGCCCAGCAGCGCTTCACGCGGTCGATGAGGTCGTCGCGCGTGATGTTGAGGTATGTTTCCTGTTGGCCCGCGAAACTCGCGTCCGGGAGGTCTTCGGCGGTCGCCGACGACCGCACGGCAACCGACGCCTTCCCGTCGTCTAAGTCGTCGTACGACGACAGGATGTCCTCCCGGATGTGTTCGGGGAGTTCGGTGTTCAGGATGATGTCCTTCGCGGCCGCTTCGGCGTCGGCGAGCGCACTGGAGTCCTCGGGGTCGACGTCGACTGCGTCGAACAGTTCTTCGTCGACGTTCGCGTCCTCGATGAACGAGCGGTACGTTCCCGCGGTCACGACGAACCCCGGGGGGACAGGAAGCCCGGCGTCCGTGAGTTCGCCGAGCGACGCGCCCTTGCCGCCGACACTGTCGATGTCGTCGGCCCGTATGTCTTCCAGCCATCGAACAGCCATTGACAGGTAGATACACCAGAACTGCTCATAAGAAGGTTGCGAACGTCTCAGGCGCAAGAATTGCGTACTCGGTTTCGAGTTGTGGTTCCGCTCCGGGAAGCAGCTGGTCCCAGCCCGCGGCCGCCAGCGGAGGATTTTAGCCGGCGGCTCGTCTCCACTCGGGCATGGACGCGAAACGCGCAGCCGTTCACGCGGGCAAGTACTTCCTGTTCACGTCCGCGTTCGCGGTCGTCGGTCTCGCCCTCGTCGGTGGCGGCGTCGCGCTCGGCGGCCTCGAAGCGTGGGACATCCTCTCGACGAACAGTTCAGCGACCGGCGAAGCGCTGTCGGCGGCCGCACCCGGTATCGTGCTCGCCGTCGCTGGCGTGCTCGTCTACCGCTTCGGGAAGGCGTGGTCGCTGTTCAAGACGCTCACCGCAGCCAACGAGGACGCGCTCTCGGAGACGTTCGACACCCAGCGCGTGAAAAGCGACATCGTGAGCGTGGTCGACGACCGCCTCGCGGACATGCAAAACGACCTGCAGTCGGTGAACCGAGAACTCCGCAAACTCAAGGAAGACGACGCCTTCGACTTCTCCGAGCAGAACGACTAGGCTTCGAGGATGTCGTCCTCGTCGGCCGCCGGCACCTGCAGCGTTCCGTCGAACGTCTCGACGGCCGTCCCGCCGACCCGTGGCGCGCGGCCGTCCTGCACTCGCACGCGGACGCGACCCGGCCGGTCGACGAAGTGCCCCTGCTCGAACACCATCTCCTCGGCGATGTCGCCGCCGAACGCCGCGTAGTGCTGGAGGTACGCGCCCGCGGCGCCGCTAGCTGTCCCGGTCACGGGGTCCTCGTCGACGCCGGCGCCCGGCACCCACGCCCGCCCTTGGAGCGTCGAGTCGCTGTCGAGCGCGTCGAACGAGAACGCGTACACGCCGGCGGCGTCAACCTCGTCGGCGAGCGCCTCGACCGCGTCGAAGTCCGGGTCCGCATCGCCCAAGTCAGAGAGGTACGTCACTGGCGTGACGAGGAACGGCAGCCCAGTTGAGGCGACGGCCAGCGGCAGGTCGTCGCTGGCGCCCCGGAGCGCCTCCTCGTCTAACCCCGTCGCGGCCGCGACGCGCTCGTAACTCACGTCGACCTCCCGAATCTCGGGGGCGTTCTGCGTCATCCACACCGTGCCGTCGGCCTCGACTTCGATGTCGAGCACGCCGACGTTCGTCTCCAGGGTGTGCTCGCCCGCGTCGATGATGTCGGCCGCGAACAGATGCGCGTGGCTCGCGATGGTCGCGTGCCCGCAGAGGTCGACCTCGGTCGTCGGCGTGAAGTACCGAATCCGGCGGTCGGCGTCGTCGCTCTCGCGGACGAACGCCGTCTCGCTGGCGCCCAGTTCGGCGGCGATAGCTTGCATCTGGCCGTCGGTCAGGTCGTCGGCGTCGGGCACCACGCCGGCCGCGTTCCCCGCACACGGCTCGCCGGTGAACGCGTCCACGAGGAGCGCTCGCGTCGCTGTCATGGACGCGGCTTCTCGCTCCCGCGTGTTGCGTGTTTCCTTCCTACGAGAGCCAACCGGCGAGGTCCGTGACTACCGGTTCGGCGACGTTCCCGGGCTCGAAGTACTCGTTCGGGTTCGGGTCGCCCTCGCCGGCGACGAACAGGTGGTTCAAGTCCTCGTACAGCGCCGTATTGCTCTCGCCGAGCGCGTCCCGCCACGCTGGGAAGTCCTCGGTCGCGCTCACTTGGTAGTCACGGCCGCCCTGTAGCGCGTACACCTCGCGGTCCAGTCCCGTCGCCGTCGTGACGGGGTCGTACTCCGCCACCGCGCGCCAGAAGTCCGCGCTCCACGCGAAGCCGCCGCTCTCGTAGTTCCCGTTCGCGAGGCGTTCGGCGGTCGCTTCCGCGTCCTCGATGCGCGAGCGCTCGTCCTCGGTCACCGTATCGTCGAGGTTCGCGAGGTAGCGCAGTTGGTCGGGGACGAGTTCGTACAGCGGGCGCGACGGCGCGGCGAGCAGGAACGCGGCTGTGTCCCCATCCCGCTCGGCGATTCGGGGTGCGGCGTAGCCGCCGAGGCTGTGCCCGACGACCGCGGCACTGCTCACGTCGGTCTCCGCGCGCAAGCGGTCGAGCGCGGTCAGCGCGTCGTCGGCGACGAGCGCGTCGAATCCGAGGTCGCCGGTCGCCACGTCGCAGGCGTACGTGCGCTTGTCGTACCGGAGAACGGCGACGTCCTCGGTCGCCAGCCCCCACGCGAGGTCCTTCAGGGGCTTGTTCGGGCCGATGGTCCCGTCGCGGTCGTTCGGCCCGGAGCCGTGGACGAGCACCACACCTGTGTCCGCGCCACCCGTCGGCACCGTCAGCGTCGCGCCGAGGTCGCAGGCGGGCGAGTCGAGCGCCAGTTCGCGCTCCTCGAAGGCCGACTGGTCGGCGTACGCGGGCGGCGAGTACGCATCCTCGACCCACGGCACGAACTGTAGGCCCTCGATGGACGCCCGCTCGAAGACGACGCGGACGCCGAGCACGCCCGCCTCGAACTGCGCCTGCACCACGAGCACGTCGTAGCCGCCCGTCGGCTCCCGAGTCGTCCCGGAGACGCCCTCGAAGCGACCGTAGTTGGCCGTCGTCTGCGTCCAGTCCGTCTCCAGCCGGGCGGCGGAGTACTGGCTCCGGACGTTCTCCGAGAGCATTCCGAACGCCGTCTCGTACTCGCCGGCGGCCAGCGCCTGTACGAGGTCGTTTGCCGTCTCGCGTTGGGCGGCCTCGCTGACGGTCGTCGGCGCGGCTGTGGTCGATTCCGCAGTCGTCTGCGTCGGCGCGCTCGTCGTTCCATCGTCGCC
It encodes:
- a CDS encoding PhzF family phenazine biosynthesis protein — translated: MTATRALLVDAFTGEPCAGNAAGVVPDADDLTDGQMQAIAAELGASETAFVRESDDADRRIRYFTPTTEVDLCGHATIASHAHLFAADIIDAGEHTLETNVGVLDIEVEADGTVWMTQNAPEIREVDVSYERVAAATGLDEEALRGASDDLPLAVASTGLPFLVTPVTYLSDLGDADPDFDAVEALADEVDAAGVYAFSFDALDSDSTLQGRAWVPGAGVDEDPVTGTASGAAGAYLQHYAAFGGDIAEEMVFEQGHFVDRPGRVRVRVQDGRAPRVGGTAVETFDGTLQVPAADEDDILEA
- a CDS encoding alpha/beta fold hydrolase; translated protein: MTSPSDDTTTDRSRRRVLQSAAAAALAGLAGCASGGDDGTTSAPTQTTAESTTAAPTTVSEAAQRETANDLVQALAAGEYETAFGMLSENVRSQYSAARLETDWTQTTANYGRFEGVSGTTREPTGGYDVLVVQAQFEAGVLGVRVVFERASIEGLQFVPWVEDAYSPPAYADQSAFEERELALDSPACDLGATLTVPTGGADTGVVLVHGSGPNDRDGTIGPNKPLKDLAWGLATEDVAVLRYDKRTYACDVATGDLGFDALVADDALTALDRLRAETDVSSAAVVGHSLGGYAAPRIAERDGDTAAFLLAAPSRPLYELVPDQLRYLANLDDTVTEDERSRIEDAEATAERLANGNYESGGFAWSADFWRAVAEYDPVTTATGLDREVYALQGGRDYQVSATEDFPAWRDALGESNTALYEDLNHLFVAGEGDPNPNEYFEPGNVAEPVVTDLAGWLS
- the ppsA gene encoding pyruvate, water dikinase, which codes for MAVRWLEDIRADDIDSVGGKGASLGELTDAGLPVPPGFVVTAGTYRSFIEDANVDEELFDAVDVDPEDSSALADAEAAAKDIILNTELPEHIREDILSSYDDLDDGKASVAVRSSATAEDLPDASFAGQQETYLNITRDDLIDRVKRCWASLFTQRAIYYREEQGFDHRKVDIAVVVQKMVDAEKSGVMFTSHPSTGAHEAIIEAAWGLGEAVVSGSVSPDNYHVDRDTNTVEEVSVADKKVMCVRDEETGETVEREVPAEKREERVLSDEEILDLVTIGERVEDHYGEPQDVEWAMVDGDIYMLQSRPITTIDEDTEMTENSNTGDELVQGLGASPGIASGPARIVTKLDQLDKVGEGDIIVTEMTTPDMVPAMKRGAGIITDEGGMTSHAAIVSRELGCPAVVGASNATDVLHDDQIITLDGDRGTVTEGRTEEESERNPIEEARPTTPVKPMTATEVKVNVSIPEAAERAAATGADGVGLLRTEHMILSTNKTPERYIEDHGEDAYVDELVSGVREVAEEFYPRPVRVRTLDAPTDEFRQLEGGSDEPHEHNPMLGYRGIRRSLDRPQVFKHELEAFKELFEMGYDNVEIMFPLVNDADDVRQARELMTEVGLDTEKRTWGAMIETPAAALSIEELAAEGIDFASFGTNDLTQYTLAVDRNNGNVADRFDELHPAVLDLIETAIESCREHDVATSICGQAGSKPEMVNFLVETGISSISANIDAVRDVQHEVKRVEQRLILDSVRD